The Spirochaetaceae bacterium genomic sequence CAGCATCGGCGCCTCGCCATACTTGCCCGTGCGCTCGGCGGCCATCTCTGCGCCGCTCGCACCCTCTTCGGCGCCGCCGGCGAACGCCAGCGGCGAGCAGACCAGCAGCACCGCCGCGATCAGCATGAACTGTCTCTTGATCATCTCTCCTCCTTCGTGGAGCCTTGGTATTTCAGGGCTGATCGTTGGGCGAGAGCCGCCGCTTGTCAACCACCTCCCGAACGCGGGAGAACGCGGGGGTCCGGGTGTAGCTGCTCGTCGAGTTGGCGCGCCGGCCGCGAGCGTGGGCCATAGACTTCGTCCCTATGGCCCACGGGAGCCGGGTATCGTGGGCTATGGCAGGTAATGCCCGTGGTCGGGATCGGCGCCGGCCCAGGGTTGCGTTCGGTGCTGACATCCGGTCACGTCGTCGGCGTGTCGGTGTCGAATGACGGCACGTCCAGCCAGTAGCGCGTGTGGCGGCGCTCGCCGGTTCGTCGCAGCGCTCCCTTGGCCACGAGATCGGCGAGGTCGCGCGTAGCGGTGGAGGCGGATGCGCGCGTAATCCGGCGGTAGTTTTCGGCGCTCAGACCGCCTCTGAACCCTTCCGGTTCCTCCCGAAACAGGCGCAGCAGGGCCTTCTCCTGGCGCGGATTCAGCCGCTCGCGCAGCCGGTCGAACATCCGGGTCTGCTCGATAAGCCGGACCAGCCGGCGCTCGCTCCAAAGCTGACCCTCCAACACGGTGTCGGCGAACCATACCAGCCAATCGGTGACATCGAGCGAGCGGCCCGCCGACTGCAGCGCTTGGTAATAGGCCGCTCGGCGCCGCATGATCGCCCGAGAGAGCGCGATCAGGGTCGGCTCGCTGAGCGACTGGGCCAGCGCCTTCTCGGCCAAGGCGCGGCCGATCCGGCCGTTGCCGTCTTCGAACGGATGGATGCACTCGAAGAAGAAGTGAGCTACTCCGGCACGGGTCAGGGCGGGCATTCCGCGCGTGCCTTCATACCACGCGATGAAGCGCTCCATCTCGGCCACCACCGTGTCGGACGGCGGCGCTTCGTAATGGACTCTGCGATCGTGGGCGGGACCGGAGACCACCTGCATCGGCTCCTCGTGCTGCCGGTACCCACCAATCACCGCCAGCCAGTGCCGCTCGCGCATCAGCGTTCCATGCCATCGCCACAGCGTGTCATGGTCAAGCGGAGCATCGAAGGTCCGGTGGACTTCAACGATCATCTCGGCAACCCCTGCCTCGGCCGGCGATGCACGCCGCGGGTCCACGCCGAGGCCGAAGTGACGCCGGATCGAAGATTGCACCGAGGTGCGGTCGAGCAGTTCCCCCTCGATCGCCGAGGTGTCGAGCGCCTCGTCGCTGAGCCACTCGACCCGCAGATCCGTCCGGTCGCGGTCCGCAAGATGACGCCACGCACCCGCCCGCCGCCCCGATTCATGCAGGAACCGTGCCTCCAGCGACGCAAGCCGACCCGCATCCCAGGAGAACTCTGGCCACCCCGGCTGCTGCCAGATCCACTTCATGAGCGAAAGCAGATTAACCTATCGCCCACAATCATGCTATTGGGTGGGCGATAGATCGTCCGACGAACGGCGGTCTGCTATCGGTAGGGGTCGGCGGCGTCGCGCAGGCCGTCGCCGACGAAGTTGAAGGACAGCACGGTGGTGACGATGAACAGGCCGGGGATGAACAGCCACGGCGCCAGGGCCACGGTGCGCACGTTCTGGGCGTCCTTCAGCAGTGCGCCCCAACTGATCGCCGGCGGCTGGATGCCGACGCCCAGGAAGCTGAGCGCGGTCTCGGCCAGGATCATGCCGGGGATGCTCAGCGTGAGGCTGACGATCAGGTAGCTCATGAACGAGGGCAGCAGGTGGCGCGCGATGATGCTTCCCTCGACGGCGCCGGCGATGCGCGCGGCCATCACGAAGTCCGCCTCGCGCAACTCCAGCAGCTTGCCGCGAACCACGCGCGCCAGCCCGGTCCAGCCCACCACCGACAGGATCACGGTGATGCCGAAGTAGATCCGCAGCGGTGGCCAGTCGTTGGGCAGCGCCGCGGCCAGCGCCATCCACAGCGGGATCGACGGGATCGAGATCAGGAACTCGATCAGGCGCTGGATGAAGGTGTCCAGCGCGCCGCCGTAGTAGCCGGAGATGCCGCCGAGCAGACAGCCGAGCACGAAGCTCATCGCCACGCCGACCAGCCCGATGCTCAGCGAGATGCGCGCTGCGTACACGTTGCGGGAGAACAGGTCGCGCCCCAGGTTGTCGGTCCCGAACAGGAACAGGAAGCCCTCCTCCTGGCGCACGCCGAACAGGTGGATGTCGCCCTCGAACAGGCCGAACAGACGGTATGGGTCGCCGCGCACGAACAGCGCGATCGGATAGCGGGTGTCGCGGTCGATGGCGAACTGCCAACGCAGGGTTTCCGGATGGCGTTCCCGGTGCAGGCCGTACACGAACGGCAAGACCGGTCTGCCGTCGTGGAACAAGCGCACCCGTTGCGGCGCCGCGAGCTGATAGTCGGCAAAGCGGCGGAAGGCGTCGTAGGGGGCGAGGAACTCCGCGAACAGCGCGCCCGCGTAGAGGACGATCAGCACGGCGGTACCGAACAGCGCGAGGCGGTGGGCCGCGAAGCGGCGCCGGATGAGCTGCCACTGGGTGGCGAGGTAGTAGCGCTCCTCGGCGGCGCTCTCCGGGCGGGTAACGGTGATCGTGCTCATGGCCGGCTCACACGCGTTCGAAGCGGATGCGCGGGTCGGTGATCACCAGCAGCAGGTCGGAGATCAGCGTCCCGATGATGGTCAGCGCGGCCAGCACCATCAGCGTGCTGCCGGCCAGGAACATGTCCTCCTGCACAAGCGCCGCGAACAGCAACGGCGCCACCGTGGGCAGGCTGAGCACGATGGCGACGATGGTGCTGCCGGAGACGATTTCCGGCAGCAGCCAGCCGACGGTGCTGATGATCGGGTTCAAGGCTACGCGTACCGGGTACTTGAAGGTGAGGGTGGCCTCGGCTACGCCCTTGGCGCGGGCGGTGATCACGTACTGCTTGCGCAGCTCGTCGAGCAGGGTGCCGCGCATCACGCGGATGATCGCCGCGGTGCCGGCCATGCCGATCACGATGATCGGCAGCGGCAGATGCGCGAGCCCGTCGAGCAGCTTGGCGAAGCTCCACGGAGCGTGCTCGAACTCGGCGGAGAACAGGCCCCCCGGGCTGACCCCGAACAGGGTCAGGAGGAGGTACATCAGGATCAGGGCGAGCAGGAAGTTGGGGATCGCCAGCCCGACGAAACCAATCACCGTGAACCCGTAGTCGCCGATCGAGTACTGGTGGGTGGCGGAATA encodes the following:
- a CDS encoding ABC transporter permease, which encodes MSTITVTRPESAAEERYYLATQWQLIRRRFAAHRLALFGTAVLIVLYAGALFAEFLAPYDAFRRFADYQLAAPQRVRLFHDGRPVLPFVYGLHRERHPETLRWQFAIDRDTRYPIALFVRGDPYRLFGLFEGDIHLFGVRQEEGFLFLFGTDNLGRDLFSRNVYAARISLSIGLVGVAMSFVLGCLLGGISGYYGGALDTFIQRLIEFLISIPSIPLWMALAAALPNDWPPLRIYFGITVILSVVGWTGLARVVRGKLLELREADFVMAARIAGAVEGSIIARHLLPSFMSYLIVSLTLSIPGMILAETALSFLGVGIQPPAISWGALLKDAQNVRTVALAPWLFIPGLFIVTTVLSFNFVGDGLRDAADPYR
- a CDS encoding ABC transporter permease, whose translation is MTSYILRRLAYMVVLLIALSVVVFIVIQLPPGDMLTVMLARMEAGGADASFGGEEITAMQEQYGLHLPAYRQYLRWAGNLLRGNLGPSFVYGRPVSVLLLERLPLTVLLSGITLLFAYAVAIPIGIYSATHQYSIGDYGFTVIGFVGLAIPNFLLALILMYLLLTLFGVSPGGLFSAEFEHAPWSFAKLLDGLAHLPLPIIVIGMAGTAAIIRVMRGTLLDELRKQYVITARAKGVAEATLTFKYPVRVALNPIISTVGWLLPEIVSGSTIVAIVLSLPTVAPLLFAALVQEDMFLAGSTLMVLAALTIIGTLISDLLLVITDPRIRFERV
- a CDS encoding Fic family protein, whose translation is MKWIWQQPGWPEFSWDAGRLASLEARFLHESGRRAGAWRHLADRDRTDLRVEWLSDEALDTSAIEGELLDRTSVQSSIRRHFGLGVDPRRASPAEAGVAEMIVEVHRTFDAPLDHDTLWRWHGTLMRERHWLAVIGGYRQHEEPMQVVSGPAHDRRVHYEAPPSDTVVAEMERFIAWYEGTRGMPALTRAGVAHFFFECIHPFEDGNGRIGRALAEKALAQSLSEPTLIALSRAIMRRRAAYYQALQSAGRSLDVTDWLVWFADTVLEGQLWSERRLVRLIEQTRMFDRLRERLNPRQEKALLRLFREEPEGFRGGLSAENYRRITRASASTATRDLADLVAKGALRRTGERRHTRYWLDVPSFDTDTPTT